Proteins found in one Campylobacter lari genomic segment:
- a CDS encoding methionine ABC transporter ATP-binding protein produces MIKIQNLKKYYGKELVINDVSLEVKEGEIYALVGHSGAGKSTLLRCINGLENYQSGSVQVFGKEIATLKEKELRVFRKDIGMIFQHFALMSRKNVFENVAMPLEIHNFDKNTIQKRVNELLDLVGLLAKSKAYPNELSGGQKQRVAIARALALNPKILLSDEATSALDPNTTNNILELIAKINQEFNISVVLVTHEMDAVKQIAQKAVLLEQGQIIGQGKIEDLFLKPSEKMREFLGESDFLPLNGVNVRLYFCKEKANQSIITHMARSLNIDFNIVWGKIEKLNNNALGNLVINIEAKDQEKVLKYLQENGVIWELV; encoded by the coding sequence GTGATAAAAATACAAAATCTTAAAAAATATTATGGCAAAGAATTAGTTATAAATGATGTTTCTTTGGAAGTTAAAGAAGGAGAAATTTATGCTCTTGTTGGACACAGCGGGGCAGGAAAATCAACTTTGCTAAGATGTATTAATGGTTTAGAAAATTATCAAAGCGGTAGCGTGCAAGTTTTTGGTAAAGAAATAGCTACCTTAAAAGAAAAAGAGTTAAGAGTATTTAGAAAAGATATAGGGATGATTTTTCAGCATTTTGCACTTATGAGTAGAAAAAATGTATTTGAAAATGTAGCTATGCCTTTAGAAATTCATAATTTTGACAAAAACACAATTCAAAAAAGAGTTAATGAGCTTTTAGATCTTGTGGGACTTTTAGCCAAAAGCAAAGCTTATCCAAATGAACTAAGTGGTGGGCAAAAACAAAGAGTAGCCATAGCTAGAGCCCTTGCTTTAAATCCTAAAATTTTACTAAGCGATGAAGCTACTTCTGCGCTTGATCCAAATACCACAAATAACATTTTAGAACTTATTGCCAAAATCAATCAAGAATTTAACATCAGCGTAGTATTAGTAACTCATGAAATGGATGCAGTAAAACAAATAGCACAAAAGGCTGTATTATTAGAGCAAGGACAAATCATAGGTCAAGGAAAAATTGAAGATTTATTCTTAAAGCCAAGTGAAAAAATGCGTGAATTTCTAGGGGAAAGTGATTTTTTACCACTAAATGGAGTTAATGTACGCTTATATTTTTGCAAAGAAAAAGCAAATCAAAGCATTATCACTCATATGGCTAGAAGTTTAAATATTGATTTTAATATAGTTTGGGGTAAGATAGAAAAACTAAACAACAATGCTTTAGGAAATTTGGTAATCAATATAGAAGCTAAAGATCAAGAAAAAGTTTTAAAATATTTACAAGAGAATGGTGTTATTTGGGAGCTTGTGTAA